From one Candidatus Nanoarchaeia archaeon genomic stretch:
- a CDS encoding nucleotidyltransferase domain-containing protein, with protein MINIYKLRLTNLQQEILRLLFIKAGTALNQRQISRNLQVTAPAVMKALPRLQKENTIKIHQDKESKRLSIELNRDNRRVMQLKRADNLKLVYESELYEFLEKEFAGAAIILFGSYSRGEDIINSDIDIAVIGRKDKEADVAKFEKLLERRISISFYESFGKIHKHLKENLCNGILLAGGVEL; from the coding sequence ATGATAAATATATATAAACTAAGGTTAACCAATCTCCAGCAGGAGATTTTAAGGCTGCTTTTCATAAAGGCAGGAACTGCCTTAAACCAGAGGCAGATATCAAGAAATCTTCAGGTAACTGCTCCAGCAGTAATGAAGGCCCTCCCCCGGCTCCAGAAAGAAAACACAATCAAGATTCACCAGGATAAAGAATCAAAAAGGCTGTCTATTGAATTAAACAGGGATAACCGCAGAGTAATGCAGCTAAAAAGGGCAGACAACTTAAAACTGGTCTATGAATCAGAATTGTACGAGTTTCTGGAGAAAGAATTTGCCGGTGCAGCCATAATCCTGTTTGGAAGCTATTCCCGGGGAGAAGACATCATTAACTCAGACATTGATATTGCAGTGATCGGGAGAAAAGACAAAGAAGCTGATGTAGCTAAATTTGAGAAGCTTCTGGAAAGAAGGATAAGCATCAGTTTTTACGAGTCATTTGGAAAAATACATAAGCACTTAAAGGAAAATCTCTGCAATGGCATTTTACTTGCAGGAGGGGTTGAGTTATGA